In Lytechinus variegatus isolate NC3 chromosome 6, Lvar_3.0, whole genome shotgun sequence, the DNA window tcaatTTTGGTATTTTCCcttaaaactatttaaaaagaaaagaaaaaaatctttcaagCATCGAATGTTGCGAATTTATCATTGTATATCTTTAGTAGATATAGAGGTGCTGGTCTGAAAATGAGGATTGTCCAAGAAATCAATGATCTATCCTATTAAACcaagcaaatttttatttttaatttctaaaattttatttgtatgttctCATTTACATCGTCACTGTAAGTTGAGCAAAAAACAGCATGATATACATTAGAATTCAACATaacaaaaattgacattatataAGAATATACAAGAAAGAATTTAAGACACATGTTCAATAGTAAGCAATCATAATGCCTAAATTGACTTTTCAATCTTTTTgcaattttccccaaaaatacttttattgatatttaaacCAAGCCAAATTACTTAGTATGCCTTGATAAATTGAGAATGTCCCTGTTTATGGGGGCACTCAAGGCATCTGTTTCACCTTCATCTATGGGGCTTAGACAACAATTACGGGTAATAAGAGTAATATGACTTTGTGACCTAAATAACCCCCAGTCCacctcattttatgtttttatgattattattagtaATGACCAAACATGAATGCTTTAAATAAAATCTATTCATTAACTCAATTCAACTACTTCATTAATTGGCTTATaggtcttttaaatcaaattgagAAAACCTAGAAATGTATAATTCATGCTTAATTTTTTAGTTTTAAGATGAATAATTCCTTCTTAccttaaaattttgttttttgacaTAAAGCATGTATAGTCTATATTttcatagatacatgtataaatcaaTTGTTAACGATGTCCTCACCTCTTGAAAATTGCCTAGGAGCCCTTaggaaatattacaattttgttGGTGCTCTTTTTTATAGAATGGATTACATGTacaattgttataagctactgaaatacttaAATCTGATTGGTTTAGATCACATTTGCCTGTGAAAATCACTTAGAAGATTCTTCATGTAACCCTCCCCCTTGTGGCCCTGTTTCAGGTGGCTCTAGAGAGTTTTTATGATAACTCAGATGACATGGTAACTAATCCACCAAGTGCCGACCCTCCCTCTGAAAGACAGCCTGAACCTCCAAGGGTTGAACCACCTCCAGCTGCTCAGCCACAGGGAGGAAGCACAGCTAAAGGATCAGCTGCTCCAAAAGCCAGGTATGGGGttcgtttcataaagagttgcaattgttgtaaccttgattctgattggctgctgagccctgttaccatggtagttgccattatagCAAACTTAAaacagttgtaagtcctttatgaaacaggcccaagTCTTTTGAATTGCGTACTTTTTAATAACAATCCACAAATTTCCCGTTTTAGGTTTTATCATTCCTGTTCTGGATAACCCCTTTAATTTCCAAATTAATGCTCATATTACAGATCAAACCAATCATTTAAATGCTGGTTTTCAATATTACAGTAATTGAAACAAACCTATTTCTTGAGACTACACTGCAAGTTGCTAACtcctgttacaagctactgaaatattAGCCTAAATTATGAATAAAGGAGAGTGGTTATACGATATGTTTTGACTGTTAAGCCTGATAGCATTTTATCTTGTGGAACACTCAAGAGCCCTGTTACTCAACGGTTTTGAGCTCAATCGCCAATCACAATGGCCAGTCAACATAAATTTTTGCATGtgcttattattttattaaactGTCAACCAATCAGTTTTTGCAAATTAAGATGAACTATTGCAAATCTTTTTTAAATGTGGCCCATTTTATTAAACTTCATAATGATtctaacatgatttttttttaaactaccATAGTAACTTGGCTTATTAAAATCAAGGCTTTCGTCAAAGTTACCACAATCGTTAAGTTACCGCAGTGGCAATGTTGCTGTGTGTGCTTCACACCCGATTATAACTTCTCCTTTTTTCCAGAGGGGGAGGCAGCAGCCGGGTCGCAACCCTGGGTGATTACACGTCCAGGAAAGCTGATAATGATAGCGACGAGGAAGGACAAGCGTTTTATGCAGGGGGAGCCGATCATGGCAGGTAATGGCTTGTCTGTTGGAGGCAGtggttaaaattgattttttttttaaatctgagcTGTGAGGTCCTAGTCTGCAGTTatagactcatatttgacacttaaACAAATTATACTGTGTCTGGAGTGAAGACTAGATGCCAAACtctctggcccgtattctgaagtcgggtttaacttaaactcgggtttaaagttgtggtttaagtatgaacagccaattgtttcataatcactaacagtagagacatcatacttcagctcattcggcttttagatcattcataattgtgtaggaagtataaatagattattgtcttcaccatcgatgcaTCAGAggagagcacagtaaacataagaaacatacaacttaataaaaattttgatacttttggcttcccatacttaaaccacaactttaaaccttaaacctgagtctaagttaaacccgactttagaatacgggcctctgTCTGCTTCGATAGAGCCAGCGacagtacatagtgaatcttACCTCACTACCTCACACTCTGCATTATGCCCTATTTAAAATGCGAAATTCAAAGGTCTGTACCTGTAGACTAGTtactaagcctgagtcgaatcgatttaaAAATCGGTGTTTAATCAATGTCATGGAGGggcggtgcagattttgcaaaatgggtgcatcgaaaaaagaaaacaaaaagatcGAATACGTTGGCCAGCCGTTTGGTTTGGTTaacacaatcatcaaagtaaaGAGTTATGTCCAACTTGCCTACTACTTTCTTGATTTATAttccccccaaaatgaaaccgattgtGTAATTATGATGCCTGTTCaccattaaaggacaagtccaccccaagaaaaagtttatttgaacaaatggagaaaaatccaagaagcataacactgaaaatgtcatcaaaatcggatgtaaaataggaaagttatgacgctttaaagttttgctaaattttacaaaacagttatatggacatcctggtcagtatgcaaataaggTGACTGGTGACATCACcaactcactatttattttgtgttttgaaaatgaaattatagacTGGAAATACCATCATTAATTTCATTCCATATAATACATGGGTATCATCTCTGGAGAGAAATTAATTAACATTTCAGTCATCTTTTTAGGATCAGCCTTGAGTGTGTGAGTGTGTACTTTTCCCTTAAATCGTCTGTCCCTTTATATACATTTGACTTCCAATGAAACCATGGGGATAATCCAGGGAATTCCTGGCTttcattgccaatgggaggttTCAATGGGCCTCTTGCAGACACACTTGCGATCAAACACAACTTCGAAAATCAAATGCAACATGATTTTCTACCATTCTGCTGAGTAGTTTAGGGACGTATGTGTGATCTTGGAGCatattgtggcccagtggattagtctcatgactttgaaacagagggtcgttggattgaatctcagccatggcgtaatttccttcagcaataaattGATCCACTTTGTGCTgctcttgacccaggtgaggtaaatgggtaccccgCTAGGAATAATTACTTGAATGCTAAAGTGCTTACATATATTTGGTGATGTAGCCAAGTACTGCCAAGGTACCAATGATGCCTTATGATATCTATTGAGGTATAATATGCATACAGtaagtgttattattattgttatgatttTGTCACTTGCAGTTTTCAAAGCTCTTTCTGCATTGAGCTCAAGATCATGTTTCTCAATGCAACTTGTTCTGTTTAATTCCATACTCTTTGCAGTGGTCAGCAGGTAGTAGGtccaaagaagaagaaggtggAAGCGGACAGCCTGGTCAAAAACATCTTCAAACATGCTAAAGAGTAAGTAtttctgggccctgtcttacaaagagttacgattgatccaatcattgagatccatcagtgtcaaaattttttctacaggaaatttgcccaatgtcctttgtaaacaaagagaagcacagtgaattttcaagaaaacaatgaatgcaatatacatcatagttagaaaatattttgaagaaacatgcattatgtagatgttgacgttgctggccatccatagttgcaattgatcggatcaatcgcaactctttgcaagacaGGGCCTTGTTTGACCTTTATCAGGGTACGTGATTTTCCATTTACCCTCAAATCAAGACAGAaaatctgttttgtttttttgctccGGTCAGTGAATTGTAGAGCAGTAGAAAGATCAATGTATTGAGCATGTTGACTGTCCATCCTCAATAAAACGATAGAATATAATCAATCTCCCTATTAAAAATGTTGGGTCTTGTCTCTTGCTCTGCAACGCCACTCACCCTAGTAAACAACCAAGATAGGATTTGATTTACCGATGAACAGAAAAATCACTGTAACGATCATTCAAGCGTGCCTTCTTTCATCTCTCCAACTACTTAAGCCTCTCAAATTTTCTGGTTTTACAGTCCTTTTAAGGATTGTATTTATTTCAGAAAAGAAAACTCTTCCAACCTCTCCATTTACTTCTacctctatccacttttctCAATCCATCTTGGACTTTCCACATGGTgaaccttaaccctaaatagactgggctatttcaacgcatatgaagacgggggggggggctgattcagctcccccttatgatctcggccgtcgatcgcgcgatcgcaacgaaaattggcacacacattacccatggcattacctacaaaaattctgcaaaaaatctcatgtctcattaattatgctaatttatacgtaaagtcataagtttgctctaattaataaaataatgcccctgaaatgctaatttatgtttcacatactctgatacatctgatcaaatttatttaaaaaaattcaacatcatatttattttcttatgtattctattgttttctaaatttcttatgtatttctttgtttttcgactttgttttttattgttttttcaatggaaattgtctgggactttattttgaccataaaaaagataaaattaattgattttaagcagtaagaggaaaaataatgatacattttaagaattttggataaaaacactatttgcataggatttgtacacaaattcacgtttttgagtaattttgggtctgcatgcacttacaaaatgttgcgtaatttcagaaccgcgtacccgggggtcttaattttggtcttaaaagttgcgcaagacttgaaagtaaaagtcagcaagcgatgctgtcaaaaaaaattgtgcggcggatttatcgcgaaaaatgttgaggggggggggctgaatcagctcCCCTCAGTCTTTTTAGGGTAAAACCTCTTCCACAATTATCCATACCACTATGCGAATCTTGAAACATAATCTTatgataattatttgatttcagTCACGGTGCCGAGGAAGTGGCAGCGGGCGGAGGCCCTTCGGTGTCCCAGCCAAGAAACGCCTCACATGCCTTCAAAGGTGCCGGCTACAGACTAGGGGAATCCCCACAGGAACCGGTAGTACCGGTACCTGGTACCTCCGGTACGATGCCCGGTCCCACACCACGAGAGGTCAGTATGTATTTATCAATGTTTATTCCTCAGCCCAGTGTAGGTGGTTCCGGAAGCACATGCTtcatttcagtttcagtttggattattttcatatcttacGAAGTGCAATAAAGTTGAACATTCAACAAGAAAGGGCAAAAGACAATAAGCTAATTCAGTAGACATAGAAAAGGGTAATAACATTCGGAGTTGCAGATTATTGACAAATTAAGAGAATATGAAGGGAAAACTATTTAAAAGCAGAGCTTATAGTTGATAGTTTCCCTATAAATAATTTACCTATTAcctgtttattttcaatttgttttaatatataataaaagaaaaaaaatgtctatatacatttacatatatttataGGATTGCAAGTGATTTTTGTGCCACACAAACAATGCACGGGgtattacaatttattttacaataattGTTAACAAATGTGAGGATAACTATTACCCGAAAGTGATCTTAACATCATAGATCTTTTGTTTTCCTGGAAGGGAAATAGACCTATTGCCCAAAGAAAAGAGCATTAACACCAATTGTTTTTAGCAGGACAATAGTAAAAACTATTGTCCTACTCAAATCACACCAATTGATACATAATTCCTGATATATTTAGTATGCCATTGACTTTGGAAGCGGGCAGTAACAAACATATAGTGCTCTTTATTTGGTTGTCAAAGTGGGTagatgaaatagaaaaataatattactGAAATGTTTGATATGGTTAATAATacacaaatataccaggctttgaatATAGTGGGAAGTATTTGtccgaggttggactggcattactatttttccTTAGGGTTTAAGCACCTATCAAGAAATAGTAATTTTGCCAGTACAACTGAGGATGAATAATTCGCCCGATACTTTCAAAATaaaggcctggtatatttgttttatatcctacatttGATAAGTTAGAACAACAGATCTTGGTAATCTagtttttgtacatgtagttatgaacaaaataaagataacTCGCTCAGTTTGGAGACTGATGGACTTACCTACCTACTTTTCATGAAGCTACTGCGCGATCTGTGTCATTGATGGAATACCGGTAGTGCATTATTCCATCATCATTGACGTCATGGAATAGCAATTTTTCTTCAGTggccatttcattttcatcatcatcgcaaaatagtgagaaaacgtttggtcacatgatgctatttaaaccaatcagcatgcattatttgctttatgtaggatataatgaGATATATTCTCCTTtgtctattttctttcttcttagaCTCATGTTGTACTTAAAATGTGGAAGACGGGGTTCAGTATAAATGATGGCGATCTCAGAAGATATGAAGTACCAGAGAACGATGCCTTCCTCAAAACTATCATGAAAGGGTAAGAATTTCCCTCATTCCAGTTGTCGTAATTGGAAGAAATTCCCTTATTTTGTCATATGTGAATTTAAAATCCAAAATAGTGATACAAGTATGTGTTCAGTGTGTCCacggccctgtcttacaaagagttgcaattgatctgatcaatcacaactaggGAGGGCCAGCgacatcaacatctattatgcatgtttgatcaaaatattttctaattgtgctgtatttttatgcattcattgttttccttgaaaattcacattgcttctctttgttaacaaagaacattgtgcaaatttcctgtagacaaaattatgactgatggatttccatagagttacagttgattggatcaatcataactctttgtaagacagggcccagtaCTCATTTGTCATTAGTATAGAAACTGAAAAGTACTAAACCTTTATCATTCCTTACCCCTGTTATTAAAGCAGAATAAAACCCTGTGTGAAATCAATATTTATGAGAAAAGAGGATAGAGAGAagcatttcattaaataattcCATCAATTCTGGTTATGAAAAGATAAATTTTCACAAGTTACAATGTCTGTAGTTACTTTCTATTGAACTCATCAAATTAACCCTCTCCTTTCAAAGTGGAAGGTCAAGTATTACAACTCTGTGGTGTATATGATACTAGCAtcgatcccaggaagcctattgattttgatgtcaaaaggccaaaggtcaaggtcacagtgacatgttttcatcttaacccttctgcagtccttgtaaatgcgataactttagtttaacttaacctaggctcgtATAATTTGTAGTGTAAGGTACTGGTATAGATCTCGGGAATTCTATTAATTTTGacgtcagaaggtcaaaggtgaagtcgccaccttccacttttcttgcttgaccaataacacAATTTTTAGCATTGCAGGCGGGTGTATTGTAATATGTGCTCGCGTAAGTGACACTCTTGTTGTACACAGATATCATATCTTGCCCCTTTATCTGTCAAAGAGAAAAAGAGTGCACCTTTGCAACAAACATGAGcctatcttttacctttttttttttctcagagaGATTCCAAATGAGTTACTTCAACTGGGCAAAGGAGGAGAGGTCAGTTTAGATTTAGAAGATCATCGGAGTGAGGAGTTCACTCAACCCAAGAAGACGGTCAAGGCTTTCACTGGGCGTGGTGTCATGTTAGGCAGGTAAGGGTATTCAAGAGTACATGTTTAAAACTTTTAGGTCCTTTTTGCTCTTAAATCAAGAAAAGGGTCAAGCTTTCACTGGACATCATGGTTAGGTTAATTGGGAGTTCTTCTAAAGGTTACATATTTGCAAGAGTTTAGGTCTTTATTGCTCTCAAATTCAGTAAATTACCAAGCTTTCACTATTAATTGTTCTAGGTTAGCTTGGCAAGGGTGTTTCAAAGGTTTAGGTCTTTAGGTCGTTATTGCTCTCAAATCAAGGAAATTACCAAACTTTTACTGTAAATCGTGTCAGGTTAGGTTAACAAGGATGTTTCAAAGGTTTACAAGAGGTTTAGGTTTTATTGCTCTCATATTAGGAAATTGCCATGATTTCACTAGAAATTGTGTCAGGTTAGgctggtacatgtatgtgtgtttgAAAGGTTTACAAGAGTTTTAGGTCTTTATTGCTCTCAAATTAAGGAAATTGCCAAGCTTTCACTAGACATCCTTTCAGGTTAGGCTGGTAAGGGTGTTTTGCAATGTTACATTCTTACAAGAGTTCTATGTTTTTATGGCTCTTATTAAGCCAAGTAAATCATCAATGCCTTCACTCCACATTTGAATTATTCTAGGCAGGTAATTTTGTACTCATGTATTTTCAAGAGTTTAAAGTCCTTATTGCACTCAAATTTTCAAAGCTTATGAGTCATGTTAGGTAGGTATTTGTAAGGTGGTTTCCTAATAGTTTAGGTCCTGTGGAGTt includes these proteins:
- the LOC121417132 gene encoding NSFL1 cofactor p47-like, producing the protein MAATSAAEKDEVLTQFIGVTGADRDRASFFLESSGWKLEVALESFYDNSDDMVTNPPSADPPSERQPEPPRVEPPPAAQPQGGSTAKGSAAPKARGGGSSRVATLGDYTSRKADNDSDEEGQAFYAGGADHGSGQQVVGPKKKKVEADSLVKNIFKHAKDHGAEEVAAGGGPSVSQPRNASHAFKGAGYRLGESPQEPVVPVPGTSGTMPGPTPRETHVVLKMWKTGFSINDGDLRRYEVPENDAFLKTIMKGEIPNELLQLGKGGEVSLDLEDHRSEEFTQPKKTVKAFTGRGVMLGSPTPTMTTGGASTQPSGTPSQSSSAAPAASIDVDPSQPTTTLQLRLADGSRLAGKFNHTHTIEDIRNFIIASRPQYSGQSFVLLTTFPNNTLSDNSQTIEGAKLMNAVIVQRLT